Proteins found in one Gimesia chilikensis genomic segment:
- a CDS encoding S1C family serine protease, producing MPSEHPSAYSGSSGKSSLIQKWLILILTILIVFMAFKLLKRYYGQPDFRVRERTDLTQSELRTIELFKESSPSVVHIRTVGLASPMDQFSMNPQTPSQGSGSGFIWDRKGHVVTNFHVIQKADEYSVTLADNTTWNAKLVGIAPSKDLAVLKIDAPRDQLKPIKIGYSGDLQVGQTVLAIGNPFGLDQTLTTGIISGLGREIISVTGRSIRNVIQTDAAINPGNSGGPLLDSSGRLIGVNTAIYSSSHVYAGIGYAVPVDLISRFVPQLIRFGFIQTPSLNFLGVDDFVIRKLKINQILPKDVSGVMVQSIMEGGAADLAGLKEIRIDESGNLHLGDLIMQLDEIPITDANSLLDALEMHKVGDEVELVVLRNNKKIKLKAQLQEWKNDQ from the coding sequence ATGCCTTCAGAACATCCGTCTGCCTACTCGGGGTCTTCCGGTAAATCTTCACTGATTCAGAAATGGTTGATTCTGATTCTCACCATTTTGATTGTCTTTATGGCCTTCAAATTGCTGAAGCGGTATTATGGTCAGCCAGATTTTCGAGTCCGGGAACGGACAGATCTGACGCAGTCTGAGTTGAGAACGATTGAACTGTTTAAGGAGTCGTCTCCTTCAGTAGTGCATATTCGCACGGTCGGTCTTGCATCGCCGATGGACCAGTTCAGTATGAATCCTCAAACCCCGTCGCAGGGGTCAGGGAGCGGGTTCATCTGGGATCGAAAGGGCCATGTTGTCACGAACTTTCATGTGATTCAGAAGGCAGATGAGTACTCGGTCACACTGGCCGATAATACAACCTGGAATGCGAAACTCGTTGGCATAGCTCCTTCCAAAGATCTGGCTGTTCTGAAAATTGACGCGCCTCGTGATCAGCTCAAACCGATTAAAATAGGTTATTCCGGCGATTTACAGGTTGGACAGACGGTGCTTGCCATCGGGAATCCTTTCGGTCTGGATCAGACCCTGACGACGGGGATCATCAGTGGCCTGGGGCGTGAGATCATCTCAGTTACAGGCAGATCGATCCGCAATGTGATCCAGACAGACGCAGCCATTAATCCTGGTAATTCGGGAGGTCCTCTGCTGGACAGTTCAGGACGGCTGATTGGCGTTAATACCGCAATCTACAGCTCGTCTCATGTCTATGCGGGCATTGGATATGCTGTCCCCGTCGATCTGATCAGTCGCTTTGTCCCCCAATTGATCCGCTTTGGCTTCATTCAGACTCCCAGTTTAAATTTCCTGGGGGTTGATGACTTCGTGATTCGTAAACTCAAAATCAATCAGATTCTGCCCAAAGATGTCTCGGGGGTCATGGTTCAGAGTATTATGGAGGGGGGCGCTGCAGATTTAGCTGGTCTTAAAGAAATCAGAATCGACGAGTCCGGGAATCTGCATCTGGGCGACCTGATCATGCAGCTGGATGAAATCCCGATTACTGATGCAAATTCCCTGCTGGATGCCCTGGAGATGCACAAAGTCGGAGACGAGGTTGAATTAGTGGTCTTGCGAAACAATAAAAAAATTAAACTGAAGGCCCAGCTTCAGGAATGGAAAAATGATCAATAA
- a CDS encoding STAS domain-containing protein, with the protein MALGPEYENLDEPRLDALTDVLLQVAETASPPVVVLDLSHTSFFGSAFIEVIFRMWNRLNHREGGKFCICGLSEYCTEVLEVTHLDQLWETFPDRASALSALNS; encoded by the coding sequence GTGGCTTTGGGTCCAGAATACGAAAATCTGGATGAGCCAAGACTGGATGCCTTAACCGATGTGTTATTGCAGGTTGCTGAAACAGCGTCCCCTCCGGTGGTTGTACTCGATCTCTCTCATACATCCTTCTTCGGTTCCGCTTTCATCGAAGTCATCTTCCGGATGTGGAATCGTCTCAATCATCGAGAAGGCGGCAAATTCTGTATCTGCGGTCTGAGCGAATACTGCACAGAGGTGCTGGAAGTCACTCATCTGGATCAGCTCTGGGAAACATTCCCTGATCGTGCTTCCGCTCTCAGTGCCTTGAATTCCTGA
- a CDS encoding outer membrane protein assembly factor BamB family protein produces MPRTDVDFSYRKSVPTYWFLEWGVLLLLWTLALPGPLSAQLPKISPGTAKNLVSQSREETDSRVSETTEQGQWTSFLGNQRNGISDETGLNVNWNEHKPSVLWREPLGGGYSSMVIAEGKLWTMATHLNHDYIICLDALSGKKLWSTRGAPTYLDNQRQARGPRSTPTWHAGKLYCLLPAGDLLCLTADTGRILWKVNIFDISGAPRQEQKTIYYWGMSASPLIEGDLVILQPGGSANNSVIAVHKDTGKLVWSAGTDPPGYASPIVIEAENQRQIIVPTGQSILSLNPKEGSLLWRVVWGNKYNCNCATPVWNEDSLFISSAYGTGSMRFALTLQNEELRPISRWKNLSMQNQFATSIIKDGYIYGPHGDLATVTYRCLDMQRGEVQWISRRVGKCTQIAAQGHLICLTEQGTLVLVEANPTEYREKGKLTGLLEFKAWAHPALANHKLYLRDEKRILCLDLQEK; encoded by the coding sequence ATGCCACGAACTGATGTCGATTTTTCTTACCGAAAGTCTGTCCCCACTTACTGGTTCCTGGAGTGGGGGGTTTTGCTACTGCTCTGGACATTGGCTTTGCCGGGGCCCTTGTCTGCACAGTTACCCAAAATCTCGCCAGGCACAGCCAAAAACCTGGTTAGCCAGTCTCGAGAGGAGACAGACAGCCGCGTTTCTGAAACGACAGAGCAGGGGCAATGGACCTCGTTTCTAGGAAATCAGCGAAATGGGATATCCGACGAAACCGGATTGAATGTGAACTGGAATGAGCACAAACCGTCTGTCCTGTGGCGAGAACCGCTGGGAGGTGGATACTCATCCATGGTGATCGCCGAGGGGAAACTCTGGACGATGGCGACGCACCTCAATCATGATTACATCATTTGCCTCGATGCTCTATCTGGCAAGAAGCTCTGGTCAACTCGAGGTGCGCCCACCTACCTGGATAATCAGCGTCAGGCCCGAGGACCTCGGTCTACACCTACCTGGCATGCAGGAAAACTCTACTGCCTGCTGCCTGCCGGTGATCTTCTCTGCCTGACCGCAGACACAGGGCGCATTCTCTGGAAAGTCAATATTTTTGATATCAGTGGTGCGCCGCGACAGGAGCAGAAAACCATCTATTACTGGGGGATGTCTGCTTCACCTCTGATAGAGGGGGATCTGGTCATCCTTCAGCCGGGTGGATCTGCCAATAATTCGGTGATCGCTGTCCACAAGGACACAGGCAAGTTGGTCTGGTCTGCTGGAACTGACCCGCCGGGCTATGCTTCCCCCATCGTGATAGAAGCCGAAAACCAGCGACAGATTATCGTTCCCACTGGACAATCAATTCTCTCCCTAAACCCGAAAGAGGGTAGCCTGCTCTGGCGGGTTGTTTGGGGAAACAAATACAACTGCAACTGTGCTACTCCGGTCTGGAATGAAGATTCCCTGTTCATCTCTTCCGCATATGGGACAGGCAGTATGCGGTTTGCTCTGACTCTACAGAACGAAGAACTCCGCCCCATCTCGCGGTGGAAGAACCTGTCCATGCAGAATCAGTTTGCCACCAGTATTATCAAAGATGGGTATATCTATGGCCCTCACGGTGATCTGGCGACAGTCACTTATCGCTGCCTGGATATGCAGCGAGGGGAGGTACAGTGGATCTCAAGGCGGGTGGGGAAATGCACCCAGATCGCAGCTCAGGGTCATTTAATCTGTCTGACAGAGCAGGGAACCCTGGTGCTGGTGGAAGCGAATCCCACGGAATATCGGGAAAAAGGGAAATTGACCGGCTTATTGGAATTCAAAGCCTGGGCTCATCCGGCACTCGCCAATCACAAGCTCTATCTGCGTGACGAAAAACGAATACTGTGCCTGGATCTGCAAGAAAAATAG
- a CDS encoding RidA family protein, protein MSQTPEERIQELGQTLPTPPKAVGSYIPATQFGNVIVTSGQLPFIGSDLMFKGKIGGDHLHEDDGANAACLCLMNALAQVKAVVGELSRVKRIIRLEGYVHSAPGFDRQPYVLNAASQLLTDIFGDPGKHTRVALGIAEMPLEAAVQLALWVEIE, encoded by the coding sequence ATGAGCCAAACCCCCGAAGAGCGAATTCAGGAACTGGGCCAGACTCTGCCAACTCCGCCAAAGGCTGTAGGATCATACATTCCAGCCACCCAGTTTGGAAATGTGATTGTCACCAGTGGTCAGCTTCCTTTTATTGGTTCAGATCTGATGTTCAAAGGGAAAATCGGTGGGGACCATCTACATGAAGATGACGGGGCCAATGCTGCCTGCCTGTGCCTGATGAACGCCCTGGCGCAGGTTAAAGCCGTAGTGGGAGAACTCTCCCGAGTCAAACGGATCATTCGCCTGGAAGGCTATGTCCATTCTGCACCGGGTTTTGATCGTCAGCCCTATGTTTTGAATGCCGCCTCTCAGCTTCTGACCGATATTTTCGGGGATCCAGGCAAGCACACACGTGTCGCTCTGGGGATTGCGGAGATGCCCCTGGAAGCTGCGGTGCAACTGGCGCTCTGGGTTGAAATCGAATAA
- a CDS encoding endonuclease/exonuclease/phosphatase family protein, translating into MPLRVLFWNVGDQLWSIGNMVQEIKRVDADLVALVEAESYSSTEQEFWKNTFPGYRFQTGKNGFMLLSRLPTTASEYGNFGRMGRYLKINLKADVSQSEASLVSEAFVVYLVDINSDILRSRKEALQKLAEEVAQEKENPVLIVGDFNTPGDSVHFNPLRKLCRNSFEQAGKGYNATWPLPLPVLDLDGIWVNSLFQVRSSENRWTWYSDHRPVVADLLLQKMPASGKPAD; encoded by the coding sequence ATGCCTTTACGTGTGCTGTTCTGGAATGTCGGAGATCAGCTCTGGAGCATTGGAAATATGGTTCAGGAGATCAAGCGGGTTGATGCGGATCTGGTGGCATTAGTGGAAGCGGAATCTTATTCATCCACGGAACAGGAGTTCTGGAAAAACACATTTCCGGGGTACCGTTTTCAAACTGGAAAAAATGGTTTTATGCTCTTGTCTCGCCTCCCCACGACCGCGAGTGAATACGGGAACTTCGGCCGGATGGGGCGTTATCTCAAAATTAATCTTAAGGCTGATGTGTCACAGTCTGAGGCTTCCCTGGTTTCAGAGGCCTTTGTGGTTTACCTGGTGGATATCAACAGCGATATTCTCAGATCCCGCAAAGAGGCACTGCAGAAGCTCGCAGAGGAAGTTGCCCAAGAGAAAGAAAATCCTGTTTTAATAGTGGGAGATTTCAATACTCCTGGAGACTCCGTCCATTTCAATCCACTGCGCAAACTCTGTCGAAACTCATTCGAACAGGCTGGCAAGGGTTATAATGCGACTTGGCCCCTGCCCTTGCCAGTGTTGGATCTGGATGGGATCTGGGTCAATTCATTGTTCCAGGTGCGTTCTTCTGAAAATCGCTGGACATGGTACTCGGATCATCGCCCTGTTGTTGCTGATCTTTTACTGCAGAAAATGCCTGCTTCGGGTAAACCTGCTGACTGA
- a CDS encoding PQQ-binding-like beta-propeller repeat protein encodes MRSICLFSLVCCLFNLMLLESRVDAAIFSGEIQSISADQQQVVIKTSGGKEKSFTVPASIPITFNGKNAAFDQFKTGQRATVFTDSSGKITRFSVRESLEPKTKPPVERPRKEMKTSQKAAASDVSPAGNQGWTQFRGPNRANISTETGLLKDWSQNPPKLLWTARGLGEGYSSVSLSGNLVFTMGTKANEETVFAIDLHTGEIVWSQPNGPIFQNNQGNGPRSTPTIDGNLVYALGANGNLACLSVRDGNLEWSKNILQEFSARNIVWGISESPLIDGDKLICTPGGQGATMVALKKQDGSLIWKSAVPSNPQAGYASPIKIDVGGVEQYVNFTHSGVMGIAAENGTPLWGNDRAANKTANCSAPVFYPEMSSVFYASGYGTGGALLKLSAAQNRVTAQLGFFTPDMKNHHGGMVQIDGYLYGSSDPGVLTCINLRNGETVWQDRSVGKGALTCADGHIYMRSEKGPIALVEVNPKAYVEKGRFDQPQRTGKPAWPHPVVADGKLFLRDQDLLLCYDVRGQ; translated from the coding sequence ATGCGATCGATCTGTCTGTTTAGTCTGGTGTGTTGTCTCTTCAATTTGATGCTGCTGGAATCCCGGGTTGATGCAGCGATTTTCAGTGGGGAAATCCAGTCGATCTCTGCTGATCAACAACAGGTGGTAATCAAAACTTCGGGCGGAAAAGAAAAAAGCTTTACCGTCCCTGCTTCGATTCCGATTACTTTCAATGGAAAAAATGCCGCCTTTGATCAGTTCAAAACAGGACAGCGAGCCACTGTTTTTACTGACAGTTCTGGTAAGATTACTCGTTTTTCAGTTCGGGAGTCTCTGGAGCCCAAAACAAAACCCCCGGTGGAACGTCCCCGTAAAGAAATGAAAACCAGTCAGAAGGCAGCTGCTTCTGACGTCAGTCCTGCAGGAAACCAGGGATGGACGCAGTTTCGAGGTCCGAACCGGGCTAACATTTCCACAGAGACCGGCCTGCTGAAGGATTGGAGCCAAAACCCACCCAAACTCCTATGGACGGCTCGCGGACTGGGCGAAGGATATTCTTCCGTCTCACTCAGTGGCAATCTGGTTTTTACCATGGGAACCAAAGCCAACGAAGAGACTGTGTTTGCTATCGATCTGCATACGGGGGAAATTGTCTGGTCGCAGCCTAACGGACCGATCTTTCAGAATAACCAGGGGAATGGACCACGCTCCACACCGACTATTGATGGCAATCTGGTTTATGCCCTGGGAGCGAATGGGAATCTTGCCTGCCTCTCTGTGCGGGATGGAAACCTCGAGTGGTCAAAGAATATTCTGCAGGAGTTTTCAGCCAGAAATATCGTCTGGGGGATCAGCGAATCTCCTCTCATCGATGGTGATAAGTTGATCTGCACACCAGGAGGACAGGGCGCGACCATGGTTGCACTGAAGAAGCAGGATGGCAGTCTGATCTGGAAATCGGCAGTGCCCTCCAATCCCCAGGCTGGATATGCTTCACCGATCAAAATAGATGTCGGAGGTGTCGAGCAATACGTAAATTTCACCCACTCGGGAGTTATGGGAATTGCAGCCGAAAACGGAACGCCTCTCTGGGGCAATGATCGGGCGGCGAATAAGACCGCGAACTGTTCTGCACCTGTTTTTTATCCAGAGATGAGTTCCGTATTCTATGCTTCAGGCTATGGAACCGGAGGGGCGCTGCTTAAGTTGTCGGCTGCCCAGAATCGGGTCACTGCGCAGCTGGGTTTCTTTACTCCCGATATGAAAAATCACCATGGTGGGATGGTCCAGATCGATGGCTATCTTTATGGATCGAGCGACCCAGGGGTTCTCACATGTATCAACCTCAGAAACGGTGAGACCGTCTGGCAGGATCGTTCGGTAGGGAAAGGGGCTCTGACCTGTGCCGACGGCCATATTTACATGCGTAGTGAGAAGGGGCCCATCGCCCTTGTCGAGGTGAACCCCAAAGCATATGTGGAAAAAGGACGCTTTGATCAGCCGCAACGGACTGGAAAGCCCGCCTGGCCGCATCCCGTCGTCGCTGACGGGAAACTTTTTCTGCGCGATCAGGATCTACTGCTCTGTTACGATGTACGTGGTCAGTAG
- a CDS encoding sulfatase-like hydrolase/transferase, whose product MIISALVLALVLGSVTTLSAADSESVRPNVLWITSEDNGPHLGCYGDEYADTPHIDKLASRGTIYLNCWSNAPVCAPARTTLITGMYPTCLGAEHMRSMVKLPKQFLMYPQYLRKAGYYCTNNSKEDYNVETEGKIWDESSRKAHWKNRKPGQPFFAVFNHTISHESKIRNRPHTLVHDPAKARVPAYHPDTPEVRHDWAQYYDRITEMDALVGKNLKELAEAGLAEDTIIFYYGDHGSGMPRSKRWPYNSGLQVPLVIYIPPKFRSLASSDYRTDGESDRLVSFVDFAPTLLSLAGIEPPEHMQGYAFLGQFQTKPQDYLFGFRGRMDERYDLVRSVRNKRFVYIRNYMPHKEYGQYLNYMFQTPTTQVWKRMYDAGELVPPQTYFWETKPAEELYDLQNDQDEVKNLVDSDEHQEVLNELRKAQHQKLLAIRDLGFMPEAEIHRLADGKAPYLIGHDSELYPLPEVLSMADLASSLKTNAQPELLAGLNNENDVVRYWAAMGFLIRGKQAVQQAAPQLRAALQDSSKSVRCIAAEALGRYGNQQDVNAGVETLISLANQKKDGLYVAMLALNGLDKLGPKKVAAVKDQIAKLPVKNDQINRRLQSYVGRLVERLQEQNK is encoded by the coding sequence ATGATAATTAGTGCGTTGGTGCTGGCTCTGGTTTTAGGATCAGTCACCACGTTATCTGCAGCGGATTCTGAGAGCGTCCGCCCCAACGTCTTGTGGATTACCAGTGAAGACAATGGTCCCCACCTCGGCTGTTACGGGGATGAATACGCGGATACTCCCCATATCGATAAACTGGCTTCACGGGGAACGATCTATCTTAATTGCTGGTCCAATGCCCCGGTCTGCGCTCCAGCCCGGACCACGCTGATTACCGGGATGTATCCGACTTGCCTGGGGGCCGAACATATGCGAAGTATGGTCAAGCTTCCGAAACAGTTTCTGATGTATCCACAGTACCTGCGTAAAGCCGGTTACTACTGTACCAATAACAGCAAGGAAGATTATAACGTCGAAACTGAGGGAAAGATCTGGGACGAATCCAGCCGGAAGGCTCACTGGAAAAATCGCAAGCCCGGGCAACCTTTCTTTGCCGTCTTTAATCACACCATCAGTCATGAGAGTAAAATCCGAAACCGGCCTCATACTCTGGTTCACGATCCTGCGAAAGCAAGAGTCCCTGCCTACCATCCGGATACACCGGAAGTACGTCACGACTGGGCGCAGTACTACGATCGTATAACGGAAATGGACGCTCTGGTGGGGAAAAACCTCAAGGAACTGGCAGAAGCAGGTCTGGCCGAAGATACGATCATCTTTTATTACGGCGACCATGGCTCTGGAATGCCGCGCAGCAAACGTTGGCCCTACAACTCGGGGCTGCAGGTGCCGCTGGTGATCTACATTCCGCCGAAGTTTCGTAGTCTGGCTTCTTCCGATTACCGGACCGATGGAGAGTCAGATCGGCTGGTCAGCTTTGTTGATTTTGCACCAACATTGTTAAGTCTGGCTGGAATCGAGCCCCCCGAACACATGCAGGGGTATGCTTTCCTGGGACAATTTCAAACGAAGCCTCAGGACTACCTGTTCGGGTTTCGGGGCAGAATGGATGAACGCTACGATCTGGTGCGGTCCGTGCGTAACAAGCGATTTGTCTACATTCGCAACTATATGCCACACAAGGAATATGGCCAGTACCTGAATTACATGTTCCAGACACCGACCACTCAGGTCTGGAAACGCATGTATGATGCGGGAGAACTTGTACCACCTCAAACTTATTTCTGGGAAACGAAGCCGGCCGAAGAGCTTTACGATCTGCAGAACGACCAGGACGAAGTCAAAAACCTGGTCGATTCTGACGAGCATCAGGAAGTCTTAAATGAACTTCGCAAAGCACAGCATCAGAAACTGCTGGCAATTCGTGATCTGGGCTTCATGCCGGAAGCAGAAATTCATCGACTGGCGGATGGTAAGGCACCCTATCTGATCGGACATGATTCCGAGCTGTATCCTCTGCCTGAAGTTCTATCGATGGCGGATCTGGCCTCATCGCTAAAAACAAATGCCCAGCCAGAACTGTTGGCTGGCCTCAATAATGAGAATGATGTTGTTCGGTACTGGGCCGCGATGGGCTTTCTGATTCGAGGCAAACAGGCAGTTCAGCAGGCTGCCCCGCAGTTAAGAGCCGCATTGCAGGATTCATCGAAGTCTGTACGCTGTATCGCCGCAGAGGCTCTGGGACGTTATGGAAATCAGCAGGATGTCAACGCTGGCGTCGAAACACTGATTTCCCTCGCGAATCAGAAGAAAGATGGACTCTATGTCGCGATGCTGGCTCTGAATGGACTGGATAAACTGGGACCAAAAAAGGTCGCAGCTGTGAAGGACCAGATCGCTAAACTGCCTGTGAAGAATGATCAGATTAATCGTCGTCTGCAAAGCTATGTGGGACGACTGGTCGAACGACTTCAGGAACAGAACAAGTAA